In Paenibacillus kyungheensis, the following are encoded in one genomic region:
- a CDS encoding MerR family transcriptional regulator yields MLTVKEAALMTGLTEHAVRFYTDKGLVPSVQRNKNNIRLFDEESINWLYGARCLKQTGMPIETIKLYVDLCLEGDATIPQRNEMMMEYKEVALIQLQEAQKRVAHLEQKTIQYQAILTEGIADTTNPRTWGKDKAISATPTHS; encoded by the coding sequence ATGCTTACTGTAAAAGAAGCTGCTCTGATGACAGGACTTACCGAACATGCTGTACGCTTTTACACTGATAAAGGATTAGTGCCTAGTGTCCAACGTAACAAAAATAATATTCGGTTATTTGATGAAGAATCGATTAACTGGTTGTATGGAGCAAGATGTCTCAAGCAGACAGGAATGCCGATTGAAACGATCAAATTATACGTTGACCTGTGCTTAGAAGGAGATGCGACTATTCCTCAGCGCAATGAAATGATGATGGAATACAAAGAAGTGGCTTTGATCCAACTACAAGAAGCACAGAAGCGAGTAGCCCATTTGGAACAAAAAACGATTCAATATCAGGCTATTCTTACGGAGGGTATTGCTGATACGACTAATCCTCGTACATGGGGAAAAGATAAAGCGATATCTGCAACGCCCACACATTCCTAA
- a CDS encoding GNAT family N-acetyltransferase yields the protein MPTYTISKMTDFSNQQIDQIRLLEQICALSDASDLRVGVESLKAIHGDEAFLCYNEDQLIGFLSWYTSDRIEANINAMVHPEFRRNGIFRNLLNHAVADMHLVNIQHCLFRVPSNSQSGIDCIGHIDADFSHSQFSMTFNSIQDRMPYYNHLTIRVANKKDTAFLIYCFAQAFEDSESWTKEYLENTSQEPSRLTYLALHQSNPVGMIRVNTIQAHTAVIHDFCVLPTEQGKGYGRDILTQLITLLQDQQYTQIRLSVVTANRHALRLYTSVGFEISAEFHYYSLPLLSINH from the coding sequence ATGCCAACGTATACGATTAGTAAAATGACTGATTTTTCAAATCAGCAAATTGATCAAATTCGATTATTAGAACAAATATGTGCACTTTCTGACGCATCAGACTTACGAGTTGGGGTAGAAAGTTTGAAAGCAATACATGGAGATGAGGCTTTTCTGTGCTATAACGAAGATCAGCTTATCGGTTTTCTAAGCTGGTATACTTCAGACAGGATTGAAGCTAATATCAATGCTATGGTTCATCCAGAGTTCCGTCGTAATGGTATTTTTAGAAATTTATTGAATCATGCAGTTGCAGATATGCATCTTGTAAATATACAACATTGTCTTTTTAGAGTCCCTTCTAACTCACAATCAGGTATCGATTGTATAGGGCATATCGACGCTGATTTTAGTCATTCTCAATTCTCGATGACTTTTAATTCTATACAAGATAGGATGCCCTACTACAATCATCTTACTATAAGAGTTGCCAACAAAAAGGATACTGCCTTTCTTATCTACTGTTTTGCGCAAGCTTTTGAAGATTCAGAGTCCTGGACTAAGGAGTATCTGGAGAACACAAGTCAAGAGCCTAGCCGATTAACTTATCTGGCTCTACACCAATCCAATCCTGTCGGAATGATTCGAGTCAATACCATTCAAGCTCATACCGCGGTTATACATGATTTTTGTGTACTTCCTACAGAGCAAGGTAAAGGCTATGGTCGAGATATTCTTACTCAACTGATTACTTTATTACAAGATCAACAATACACTCAAATTCGCTTAAGTGTAGTCACAGCAAATCGACATGCATTACGTCTTTACACGTCTGTCGGATTTGAAATTTCCGCTGAATTTCATTATTATTCACTGCCACTTCTTTCAATAAATCATTAA
- a CDS encoding MerR family transcriptional regulator — protein sequence MYTIGEVQALFGINASTIRYYEKEGILLAIARNDIGRRIYSKEQIEWLKLVIAMKETGMSLKDIKSYIDLIVVGDDTLLERREFLVDHKQKVEEHLKQIHQNLEKIIQKITYYDLKVLNKDYFQ from the coding sequence ATGTATACTATTGGAGAAGTTCAAGCATTATTTGGTATCAATGCTTCTACTATTCGCTATTATGAAAAAGAAGGAATTTTGCTTGCTATAGCACGCAATGATATAGGACGACGCATATATTCTAAAGAACAAATCGAGTGGTTAAAGCTTGTTATTGCGATGAAAGAAACCGGTATGAGTCTAAAAGATATAAAAAGCTATATTGATTTAATTGTGGTTGGAGATGATACGCTACTTGAAAGACGCGAATTTTTAGTAGACCACAAACAAAAAGTAGAAGAACATCTCAAACAAATTCATCAAAACTTAGAAAAAATCATTCAAAAAATAACGTATTATGATCTTAAAGTACTTAATAAAGATTACTTTCAATAA
- a CDS encoding LysR family transcriptional regulator gives MELLQLKYFQTVAYTEHISKAAQQLNIAQPSLSLTIKRLEDELGTNLFDRKGRNIQLSSSGKILLKHVNRIFIEIENAQIEILSQEHHIANTIKISISNPRFLTGLISEHINHFPTSKILQSIGVKSEILTSLKKGEIDLGITGHPIQDEELESCLLVDEDIVLVLPSNHRLTGKHEISLSHVADEPFITLANNVEYSDFTTSLCEQAGFIPNIAFEVDSHLLVEIIKLDQGVALLPISVCRTLGLNYVQVTDDSTTYPVSLSWVKHKTLSSSARDFRDFIMSYYEDNYKMFKVY, from the coding sequence ATGGAATTGCTCCAGCTCAAATACTTTCAGACTGTTGCTTATACAGAACACATTTCTAAAGCAGCCCAACAATTAAATATCGCACAGCCTTCTTTAAGCCTTACGATCAAAAGACTTGAAGACGAATTAGGAACTAATCTATTTGATCGGAAAGGCAGAAATATTCAACTAAGTTCATCTGGGAAAATTCTTCTAAAGCATGTAAACCGGATTTTTATAGAGATTGAAAATGCACAAATAGAAATTCTATCTCAGGAACATCACATTGCTAACACTATCAAAATATCTATTTCCAATCCAAGATTCCTAACCGGTCTAATCAGTGAACATATTAACCACTTTCCTACATCAAAAATTCTTCAGTCGATTGGAGTGAAAAGCGAAATATTAACAAGTTTAAAAAAAGGAGAGATAGATTTAGGAATAACCGGTCATCCGATTCAAGATGAGGAGCTAGAAAGTTGTTTACTGGTCGATGAAGATATTGTTCTCGTGCTACCTTCCAACCACCGATTAACAGGCAAACATGAAATTTCGTTAAGTCATGTCGCCGATGAACCGTTTATCACTTTAGCTAATAATGTAGAGTATAGTGATTTCACGACTTCTCTTTGTGAGCAAGCTGGCTTTATCCCCAATATCGCGTTTGAGGTCGATTCCCATTTGCTGGTCGAAATTATCAAGCTTGATCAGGGTGTCGCTTTACTTCCTATTTCCGTGTGTAGAACACTGGGGTTAAATTATGTACAAGTGACAGACGATTCTACGACCTATCCGGTAAGCTTATCCTGGGTAAAACATAAAACGTTATCTTCTTCAGCAAGAGATTTTCGCGACTTTATTATGTCGTACTATGAAGATAATTATAAAATGTTTAAAGTTTATTAA
- a CDS encoding ABC transporter permease produces the protein MNKLGHVISFTYRNKVKNKSFRWTTLSLAVLLLIGLNIPYFIQLFSGNNGEDNLKIAIASSNYDEIATQIQQAAQKQQQAKSSTDNPMMNASSDLQDTKLQWQDQFESEATLRKQVEDGKIGGYLLLQKPSQGDPAFPAVTYVSEKNDVVIQSLLQTATQTAKVQYIAAGKLTNTQLEQIGTPVTVNHTSPDDLNGNANSKKENPIKSNTENYILVYLLMVLFFFSLTITGNMIASEITAEKSSRVMEILISSLSPLTQMFGKIIGVFLVGLTQIASYGIVIAVNLSLPYYQEVLAKFDLHVSNLSLNIVGFGLLYYVLGYFLYATLFAAIGSIVSRTEDLGQAISPITMLTLAAFYIGIFSISNSDSLLMRISSYIPFFSPTTSIVRIGLGSMPIWEIAISIGILLVSILFFGWLSAKIYRTGVLMYGKRPSLKELRKAMKSYKI, from the coding sequence ATGAATAAGCTAGGGCATGTAATTAGCTTTACCTATCGTAATAAAGTTAAAAACAAATCATTTCGTTGGACAACGTTATCACTTGCCGTATTATTGCTGATTGGACTAAATATTCCGTATTTTATTCAGTTATTTTCAGGTAACAACGGGGAAGATAATCTGAAGATTGCTATCGCAAGCAGTAATTATGATGAGATTGCTACTCAAATTCAGCAAGCTGCGCAAAAGCAACAACAAGCTAAGTCTTCTACAGACAATCCAATGATGAATGCAAGTAGTGACTTACAGGATACAAAGCTACAATGGCAAGATCAATTTGAATCCGAAGCCACTTTGCGGAAGCAAGTAGAAGATGGCAAGATTGGCGGATATTTATTATTACAAAAGCCGTCTCAAGGCGATCCTGCGTTCCCTGCCGTTACGTATGTGAGTGAAAAAAATGATGTTGTTATTCAAAGTCTATTACAGACGGCTACACAAACAGCCAAAGTGCAATATATTGCCGCAGGCAAGTTAACCAATACACAGTTAGAACAGATCGGTACGCCGGTCACAGTGAATCATACTTCTCCAGATGATCTTAATGGCAATGCCAATTCCAAAAAAGAAAATCCAATCAAGTCTAACACTGAGAATTATATTCTGGTCTATTTACTTATGGTGCTATTCTTCTTCTCGCTGACGATTACAGGCAATATGATTGCATCCGAGATTACAGCAGAGAAAAGTTCGCGGGTAATGGAGATATTAATTTCCAGTCTGTCTCCACTGACGCAAATGTTCGGTAAAATTATCGGTGTTTTCTTAGTCGGACTCACACAGATTGCTTCATACGGTATCGTGATCGCAGTTAACTTATCTCTACCATATTATCAAGAAGTACTCGCTAAGTTCGATCTGCATGTTAGTAATCTATCTTTGAATATTGTTGGATTTGGATTGTTGTATTATGTGTTAGGTTACTTCTTGTATGCGACCTTGTTCGCGGCGATTGGATCGATCGTAAGTCGTACAGAAGATTTGGGACAAGCGATCTCTCCGATTACGATGTTAACATTGGCTGCATTTTATATCGGAATATTTAGTATCTCCAATTCAGATTCGTTATTAATGCGTATCTCTTCGTATATTCCGTTCTTCTCGCCGACAACATCTATTGTACGAATTGGGCTTGGCTCTATGCCAATCTGGGAAATCGCGATATCTATCGGTATTTTACTGGTATCTATCCTGTTCTTCGGCTGGTTATCTGCCAAAATCTATCGCACCGGTGTATTGATGTATGGAAAACGTCCAAGCTTGAAAGAACTACGCAAAGCAATGAAATCTTATAAAATTTAG
- a CDS encoding oxidoreductase, translated as MISSQKVIFITGSSSGFGRSITEKALAEGYNVIATARNTDTLKSLAEQYTSNILVLELDVTNPEQIKHAVDTAVDHFGKIDVLINNAGIGYFASVEESIEEQTRKMFEINFWGLMNATNAVLPFMRNQQSGHIINLSSIGGLTSFPTLGYYHATKYAVEGISESLAQEVSPFHIHVTLIEPSSFRTDWGGRSSVKTKPTISAYQETLSPMLDHMEQASGQEPGDPEKAALAILKVIESDNPPLRLLLGKAAYQAATHKFTTLLQTIEDWKETTINADFAE; from the coding sequence TTGATATCTAGTCAAAAAGTTATTTTTATTACAGGAAGTTCAAGTGGTTTTGGACGTTCTATTACGGAAAAAGCATTAGCTGAAGGCTATAATGTTATCGCAACAGCTAGAAATACAGATACACTAAAAAGCTTAGCAGAACAATATACATCTAACATTCTTGTTCTTGAACTGGACGTAACGAACCCGGAACAAATTAAACATGCTGTTGATACTGCTGTAGACCATTTTGGAAAAATTGATGTGTTAATTAATAATGCAGGTATCGGCTATTTTGCTTCTGTGGAAGAAAGTATTGAAGAACAAACACGTAAAATGTTCGAAATTAACTTCTGGGGACTTATGAACGCTACAAATGCGGTACTCCCATTTATGCGGAACCAACAATCAGGTCATATCATTAATTTATCTTCGATCGGTGGGCTCACTTCGTTCCCAACTCTCGGTTACTATCATGCCACAAAGTATGCTGTTGAAGGGATCTCAGAAAGCCTTGCTCAAGAAGTCAGCCCATTTCATATTCATGTTACACTTATCGAGCCCAGTTCTTTCCGAACAGACTGGGGTGGTCGTTCCTCGGTCAAAACCAAACCAACTATTTCGGCTTATCAAGAAACCTTGAGTCCGATGTTGGATCATATGGAACAAGCAAGCGGTCAAGAACCCGGTGATCCTGAAAAAGCAGCGCTAGCTATTTTAAAAGTAATTGAGTCGGATAATCCTCCACTTCGCCTTCTATTAGGAAAAGCAGCCTATCAAGCAGCTACTCATAAATTCACCACTTTACTTCAAACGATTGAAGATTGGAAAGAGACAACGATAAACGCAGATTTTGCAGAATAA
- a CDS encoding helix-turn-helix domain-containing protein: MLAKLLIQAQQHQDPEVTLHILESFTPKIKASLRQVSADYRDDLKQELYLKMIEVIQTFDIRGDQKKNEK, translated from the coding sequence ATGTTAGCAAAACTTTTAATACAAGCACAGCAACATCAGGATCCGGAAGTAACGTTACATATCCTAGAATCTTTCACACCAAAGATCAAAGCCTCTTTGCGACAAGTATCCGCTGATTATCGAGATGATTTAAAACAGGAACTCTATCTCAAAATGATTGAGGTTATACAAACTTTTGATATTAGAGGGGACCAAAAAAAAAATGAGAAGTAG
- a CDS encoding sigma-70 family RNA polymerase sigma factor encodes MNKHDELNARFIKYMANLIHYNSINYDKKRRLKDNRFPLTLDKDENLESVLLTVYDSESVPSNLKDHITDYSLYQAYESLSAKQKQVLSFAYVQELNDNEIARILEVSQQNVSKHRLKALTKLRSLITEGE; translated from the coding sequence TTGAATAAGCATGATGAGTTAAATGCTCGTTTTATCAAGTATATGGCTAATCTTATTCACTATAACTCTATCAATTATGACAAAAAGAGACGACTTAAGGACAACCGATTTCCTTTGACACTAGACAAAGATGAAAACTTAGAATCTGTCTTACTTACTGTTTATGATTCAGAATCTGTGCCATCAAATTTAAAAGATCACATTACGGATTATTCACTTTATCAAGCTTATGAATCTCTCTCAGCAAAACAAAAACAGGTTTTATCTTTTGCTTATGTACAAGAATTAAATGACAATGAAATAGCTAGAATATTGGAAGTATCCCAACAAAATGTATCGAAACACCGCTTAAAAGCTCTAACTAAATTGCGTAGCTTAATAACGGAAGGGGAATGA
- a CDS encoding acetoacetate decarboxylase, which produces MRIDINNIAQNLNTPLTAPAYPMPPYKFVNREYLNIIYRTDAKALRAAVPEPLEIIGDPLVKFEVMWMPDVSGLGAYTEAGQVIPVRFNGEDGDYTHSMYVDNFPAIASGRELTAYPKKLGAPKLYVDSDTLVGTLDYGSLRVATATMGYKHVEMDKEIAKNEICRPTFMVKIATDYNGNLKICDLVRTQITNIDVKGAWSGPARLQLFEHALAPLADLPVLEVVSASHILTDLTLNAAQPVYNYLEEK; this is translated from the coding sequence ATGAGAATAGATATAAATAATATTGCCCAAAATCTTAACACACCATTAACCGCACCCGCTTACCCTATGCCACCTTATAAATTTGTTAACCGTGAATATCTGAATATTATTTACCGCACAGATGCCAAAGCTTTACGAGCAGCAGTACCGGAACCTCTTGAAATAATCGGCGATCCTCTGGTCAAATTCGAAGTGATGTGGATGCCAGACGTATCGGGATTAGGCGCTTATACTGAAGCTGGACAAGTGATTCCTGTCCGGTTTAATGGTGAAGATGGAGATTATACGCATTCGATGTACGTCGATAATTTTCCAGCGATTGCAAGTGGTCGGGAACTGACTGCGTATCCTAAGAAGTTAGGTGCACCGAAGCTTTATGTCGATTCAGATACGCTAGTAGGTACGCTGGATTACGGTTCACTTCGTGTAGCTACTGCTACGATGGGATATAAGCATGTTGAGATGGATAAAGAAATTGCTAAAAATGAAATTTGTCGACCTACTTTTATGGTTAAGATTGCTACAGATTACAATGGAAATTTGAAGATTTGCGATTTGGTACGAACACAGATAACGAATATAGACGTGAAAGGGGCTTGGAGTGGGCCGGCTAGACTGCAATTATTTGAACATGCACTAGCTCCACTTGCAGACTTGCCTGTATTAGAAGTTGTTTCAGCATCTCATATTCTGACGGATTTAACGTTGAATGCTGCACAACCTGTATATAATTACCTAGAAGAAAAATAA
- a CDS encoding YvrJ family protein — protein sequence MEGDIATFIANLGFPIAITLYLLIRFEKKYLI from the coding sequence ATGGAGGGGGACATTGCTACTTTTATTGCTAATTTAGGCTTCCCGATTGCAATTACTTTGTATCTACTTATCCGTTTTGAAAAAAAATATCTGATCTAA
- a CDS encoding peptidoglycan DD-metalloendopeptidase family protein, translated as MAITACSGTNTTQPATTVDTTTPTTATEQPTTPTAKLTAEEVPTALLEGQYKEVYAQFSDNFKKQISEKDFVSSAEASLQSVKAFNKAADMEINDADVRSWVSDSGNIGLNLTIDQQGTILGLQAKALTPTPATDKVTTKNEYAFPFKGDWFVFWGGNNALINYHYEYESQRYAYDFIQRKDGFSYKGDPLKNESYYAFGQPLYAPADGKVVSVLSNIPDNEPVGKMNPKVPAGNEIVIAHSNGEYSVIGHMKKGSALVKVGDRVKTGDKLGLVGNSGNSSEAHLHYQVSDGADLFKSKAIQIKWQDGSKPVQGETITAK; from the coding sequence GTGGCAATTACAGCTTGTAGTGGTACAAATACAACCCAACCAGCTACAACAGTGGATACAACGACTCCAACTACAGCTACAGAGCAACCGACTACGCCAACAGCTAAGCTTACAGCAGAAGAAGTTCCAACTGCCTTGCTAGAAGGCCAATATAAAGAAGTGTATGCTCAATTTAGCGATAATTTTAAAAAGCAAATCTCTGAAAAAGATTTTGTTAGTTCAGCTGAAGCATCTCTTCAATCTGTCAAAGCATTTAATAAAGCCGCTGATATGGAGATCAACGATGCAGATGTGCGTTCATGGGTTAGTGATTCAGGAAATATAGGGCTTAACCTAACAATAGACCAGCAGGGAACGATTCTAGGGCTACAAGCCAAAGCTTTAACGCCTACACCTGCAACCGATAAAGTTACCACCAAAAATGAATATGCGTTTCCATTTAAAGGCGACTGGTTTGTGTTCTGGGGTGGGAATAATGCGTTGATCAATTACCACTATGAGTACGAAAGTCAGCGTTACGCGTATGACTTTATCCAGCGCAAAGATGGATTTTCTTACAAAGGCGATCCACTCAAAAATGAAAGCTATTATGCTTTTGGACAACCGCTATATGCACCTGCGGATGGTAAAGTGGTATCGGTATTAAGTAATATTCCAGATAACGAGCCTGTAGGTAAAATGAACCCGAAAGTGCCTGCGGGTAACGAGATAGTTATTGCGCATAGTAATGGTGAATACAGCGTAATCGGTCATATGAAAAAAGGATCGGCATTGGTGAAAGTGGGGGATAGGGTCAAGACTGGCGATAAGCTAGGATTGGTTGGGAACTCAGGCAATTCCAGCGAAGCGCATTTACATTATCAGGTGTCTGATGGGGCAGATCTGTTCAAGTCCAAAGCGATTCAGATCAAGTGGCAAGATGGAAGTAAACCTGTACAAGGTGAGACGATTACAGCCAAATAA
- a CDS encoding peptidoglycan DD-metalloendopeptidase family protein: MKKNNNVTWMHYSKWALALGALTVAITACSGTNTAQPATTVDTTTPTTATEQPTTPTAKLTAEEVPTALLEGQYKEVYAQFSDNFKKQISEKDFVSSAEASLQSVKAFNKAADMEINDADVRSWVSDSGNIGLNLTIDQQGTILGLQAKALTPKPATDKVTTKNEYAFPFKGDWFVFWGGNNALINYHYEYESQRYAYDFIQRKDGFSYKGDPLKNESYYAFGQPLYAPADGKVVSVLSNIPDNEPVGKMNPKVPAGNEIVIAHSNGEYSVIGHMKKGSALVKVGDRVKTGDKLGLVGNSGNSSEAHLHYQVSDGADLFKSKAIQIKWQDGSKPVQGETVKN, from the coding sequence ATGAAAAAAAACAATAACGTAACATGGATGCATTACAGTAAATGGGCGTTAGCGCTTGGAGCACTCACAGTGGCAATTACAGCTTGTAGTGGTACGAATACAGCCCAACCAGCTACAACAGTGGATACAACGACTCCAACTACAGCTACAGAGCAACCGACTACGCCAACAGCTAAGCTTACAGCAGAAGAAGTTCCAACTGCCTTGCTAGAAGGCCAATATAAAGAAGTATATGCTCAATTTAGCGATAATTTTAAAAAGCAAATCTCTGAAAAAGATTTTGTCAGTTCAGCTGAAGCCTCTCTTCAATCTGTCAAAGCATTTAATAAAGCCGCAGATATGGAGATCAACGATGCAGATGTGCGTTCATGGGTTAGTGATTCAGGAAATATAGGGCTTAACCTAACAATAGACCAGCAGGGAACGATTCTAGGGCTACAAGCCAAAGCCTTAACGCCTAAACCTGCAACCGATAAAGTTACGACCAAAAATGAATATGCGTTTCCATTTAAAGGCGACTGGTTTGTGTTCTGGGGTGGGAATAATGCGTTGATCAATTACCATTATGAGTACGAAAGTCAGCGTTATGCGTATGACTTTATCCAGCGCAAAGATGGATTTTCTTACAAAGGCGATCCACTCAAAAATGAAAGCTATTATGCTTTTGGACAACCGCTATATGCACCTGCGGATGGTAAAGTGGTATCGGTATTAAGTAATATTCCAGATAACGAGCCTGTAGGTAAAATGAACCCGAAAGTACCTGCGGGTAACGAGATAGTTATTGCGCATAGCAATGGTGAATACAGTGTGATTGGTCATATGAAAAAAGGATCGGCATTAGTAAAAGTCGGAGATAGGGTCAAGACTGGCGATAAGCTAGGATTGGTTGGGAACTCTGGTAATTCCAGCGAAGCGCATTTACATTATCAGGTGTCTGATGGGGCAGACTTGTTCAAGTCCAAAGCGATTCAGATCAAGTGGCAAGATGGAAGTAAGCCTGTGCAGGGCGAGACGGTTAAAAATTGA
- a CDS encoding aldo/keto reductase, with protein sequence MQTVTLNNGVTMPILGFGVYQIPDAEECENAVYEALQIGYRLIDTAAGYMNEEAVGRAIKRSSVPREEIFITTKLWIQDAGYESAKAAFAKSLHKLQVDYLDLYLIHQPFGDYYGAWRAMEELYKEGKIKAIGVSNFLPDRLMDLIVHNDIVPAINQVETHPFHQQIDNATFMQEQGVQIQSWGPFAEGRNQMFSNELLTSIAEKHSKSVAQVILRWLVQRDVVVIPKSVRRERLAENFDIFDFELSVEDMEQIATLDTAASLFLSYLDPETAKMLGNLRVEL encoded by the coding sequence ATGCAAACTGTCACATTGAATAATGGTGTTACTATGCCCATCTTAGGCTTTGGTGTCTATCAGATTCCAGATGCAGAAGAATGTGAAAATGCTGTCTATGAAGCGTTACAGATTGGATATCGTTTGATTGATACAGCGGCTGGCTATATGAACGAAGAAGCGGTAGGACGTGCTATCAAGCGTAGTAGTGTGCCCCGCGAAGAAATATTTATTACGACCAAGCTGTGGATTCAAGATGCTGGCTACGAGAGTGCCAAAGCCGCTTTTGCCAAGTCTTTACACAAACTTCAAGTCGACTATCTAGATCTATATCTAATTCATCAGCCATTTGGTGATTATTATGGAGCTTGGCGAGCGATGGAAGAACTTTATAAAGAAGGGAAAATCAAAGCGATCGGTGTTAGCAACTTTTTGCCTGATCGCTTAATGGATCTGATCGTGCATAATGATATCGTACCTGCGATCAATCAAGTCGAAACCCATCCTTTTCATCAACAGATCGATAACGCTACTTTTATGCAAGAACAAGGTGTACAGATCCAATCGTGGGGGCCTTTTGCAGAAGGACGTAACCAGATGTTTAGTAACGAATTGCTAACTTCTATTGCTGAAAAGCATTCCAAATCAGTCGCCCAAGTTATATTACGCTGGCTTGTTCAACGCGATGTTGTCGTAATTCCCAAGTCAGTACGTCGAGAACGTCTTGCTGAGAACTTTGATATTTTCGACTTTGAGCTAAGTGTAGAAGATATGGAGCAGATTGCTACTCTGGATACAGCAGCAAGCCTTTTCTTATCCTATCTTGATCCCGAAACCGCTAAGATGCTCGGTAACTTGAGAGTGGAATTGTGA
- a CDS encoding ketopantoate reductase family protein, giving the protein MRIAVLGAGSLGTIVGAYLAAGGIDVELIDSYQEHVDTLNQVGAKVIGTTEFQAKVKAITPENKSGKYDLVLLLTKQLYNDAVLQELLPFLKEDSVVCSLQNGIPENNVASIVGEKRVIAGSVEFGATFIEPGVSQLTTEYNQFKEYAFQIGELNGKTTERIQQIKSVLDLVGGTHISDNLVGTKWSKLLINNAFSGLSAALNGEYGSILDHEVGIVSAVHIADETIKVGHANGVAFAKMGGFDIESLELNSENDIPERIQTFRVVMEPSRLLRASMLQDLEKKRKTEIDYINGVVPTMAEGTGIPTPFNDLVIAQVKSAEESQTVPTFDTNIKAFEQLLSIKQKV; this is encoded by the coding sequence ATGAGAATTGCAGTTTTAGGAGCAGGTTCATTAGGAACTATCGTTGGAGCATATCTTGCTGCTGGAGGAATAGATGTTGAGTTAATTGATTCATATCAAGAACATGTAGATACTCTCAATCAAGTAGGTGCTAAAGTCATTGGAACGACAGAATTTCAGGCTAAAGTGAAAGCTATCACCCCTGAAAACAAGTCAGGAAAGTATGATTTAGTCTTACTGTTAACCAAACAATTATATAACGACGCTGTTCTGCAAGAGTTGCTACCTTTTTTAAAAGAAGATAGTGTTGTCTGTTCTTTGCAAAATGGTATACCTGAAAACAACGTGGCTTCTATCGTTGGGGAAAAACGTGTTATAGCAGGTTCTGTTGAATTTGGAGCTACTTTTATCGAACCCGGCGTATCTCAACTTACAACCGAGTATAACCAGTTTAAAGAGTACGCTTTTCAAATTGGAGAATTAAACGGTAAAACGACAGAAAGAATCCAGCAGATCAAATCCGTGTTAGATCTTGTAGGCGGAACACATATTTCCGATAACTTAGTTGGAACAAAGTGGTCCAAATTACTGATTAACAATGCATTCAGTGGGTTGTCAGCAGCATTGAACGGAGAATATGGATCTATTCTTGATCATGAAGTTGGTATTGTTAGTGCCGTTCATATCGCTGATGAGACGATAAAAGTTGGACACGCCAATGGTGTCGCTTTTGCTAAAATGGGTGGATTTGATATAGAATCTTTGGAATTAAACAGCGAAAATGATATCCCTGAACGTATCCAAACCTTTAGAGTAGTGATGGAACCATCCAGATTGCTAAGAGCAAGTATGCTTCAGGATCTGGAGAAAAAACGTAAAACAGAAATCGATTATATTAATGGCGTTGTTCCAACAATGGCAGAAGGTACTGGCATCCCAACACCTTTTAACGATTTGGTTATAGCACAAGTCAAATCTGCCGAAGAATCTCAAACGGTGCCTACATTTGATACAAATATAAAAGCTTTTGAACAGTTATTGAGTATTAAGCAGAAAGTATAA